One stretch of Streptomyces sp. R21 DNA includes these proteins:
- a CDS encoding alginate lyase family protein yields the protein MSARPRFRILLTAAALCAAVAVPSAPARAAYETPVAPKVPKTVVLDGGRLQQAKVRLDRGDPQLKRALGDLTARADNWLDQGPWTVVDKPKPAPGGDVHEYLSQAPYWWPSGPKSPDNPWGCPYVQRDGQRNPEVDTGTDRQDAEKVFDSTYELSLAWYYTGRKQYAEKAAAVLRTWFLDPATRMNPNLDHGQFIPCKYDGRAIGIIDFSQSYTSVLDAIALLNTGAPGWSKDDRSAMRGWNADFLDWLAHSAFGEEEGAAKNNHGTFYDLQLAALAYATGDKDLARRTVLDARAKRIDPQIAADGSQPQELARTRSWHYSTFDLVAYTRLAAIGRHVGVDLWSYRGPDGQGLLKSVDFLLPAATGAKAWAYPELEFHRFAASDVVHAAADAGDRAAQAAVPKLEAPPGGDLWALRPAAEQLDSIAG from the coding sequence ATGAGTGCAAGACCCCGCTTCCGGATCCTCCTGACGGCCGCGGCGCTCTGCGCGGCCGTCGCCGTCCCCTCCGCCCCGGCGCGGGCGGCCTACGAGACACCCGTGGCGCCGAAGGTCCCCAAGACGGTCGTCCTCGACGGCGGCCGGCTTCAGCAGGCGAAGGTCCGCCTGGACCGCGGTGACCCCCAACTGAAGCGAGCGCTGGGGGACTTGACCGCCCGCGCCGACAACTGGCTGGACCAGGGCCCCTGGACGGTCGTCGACAAGCCGAAGCCGGCGCCCGGCGGCGACGTCCACGAGTACCTCAGTCAGGCCCCGTACTGGTGGCCCTCGGGGCCCAAATCCCCTGACAATCCCTGGGGTTGCCCCTACGTCCAGCGCGACGGGCAGCGCAATCCCGAGGTCGACACCGGCACCGACCGCCAGGACGCCGAGAAGGTCTTCGACTCGACGTACGAGCTCTCCCTCGCCTGGTACTACACCGGCCGGAAGCAGTACGCCGAGAAGGCCGCCGCCGTCCTGCGGACCTGGTTCCTCGACCCGGCGACGCGGATGAACCCCAACCTGGACCACGGCCAGTTCATCCCTTGCAAGTACGACGGCCGGGCCATCGGCATCATCGACTTCTCGCAGTCCTACACGAGCGTCCTGGACGCGATCGCCCTGCTGAACACGGGCGCCCCCGGCTGGTCGAAGGATGACCGCAGCGCGATGCGCGGCTGGAACGCCGACTTCCTCGACTGGCTGGCCCACAGCGCCTTCGGCGAGGAGGAAGGCGCCGCCAAGAACAACCACGGCACCTTCTACGACCTCCAGCTCGCCGCCCTGGCGTACGCGACCGGCGACAAGGACCTCGCCCGGCGGACCGTCCTCGACGCGCGCGCGAAGCGGATCGACCCGCAGATCGCCGCCGACGGCAGCCAGCCGCAGGAGCTGGCGCGCACCCGCAGCTGGCACTACTCGACCTTCGACCTGGTCGCCTACACCCGGCTCGCGGCCATCGGCCGGCACGTCGGCGTGGACCTGTGGTCGTACCGGGGCCCGGACGGGCAGGGCCTGTTGAAGTCGGTGGACTTTCTGCTGCCCGCCGCGACGGGGGCCAAGGCGTGGGCGTATCCGGAGCTGGAGTTCCACCGGTTCGCCGCGAGCGACGTGGTGCACGCGGCGGCCGACGCGGGGGACAGGGCGGCGCAGGCCGCCGTCCCGAAGCTGGAGGCACCGCCCGGTGGCGACCTGTGGGCGCTGCGGCCCGCCGCCGAACAGCTGGACTCGATCGCCGGCTGA
- a CDS encoding acyl-CoA thioesterase: MTAEALPAPALSYGRLLPVTVHFDDLDALGLLHNARYPVMVERAWAELWQEHGVTFEGDWAAAGDACNAVKELRISYEAPVTRPGPYAVHLWLERLGNTGLTYGFRFCSLDGAVTYAHGTRVLVRLDAKTLRPAPWSDRFRAAGRELLRSEG, encoded by the coding sequence GTGACCGCCGAAGCCCTGCCCGCCCCCGCCCTGTCGTACGGCAGGCTCCTGCCCGTCACCGTCCACTTCGACGACCTGGACGCGCTCGGGCTGCTCCACAACGCCCGCTACCCGGTGATGGTGGAGCGCGCCTGGGCCGAGCTGTGGCAGGAGCACGGCGTCACCTTCGAGGGCGACTGGGCGGCCGCCGGCGACGCCTGCAACGCGGTGAAGGAGCTGCGGATCAGCTACGAGGCACCGGTCACCCGGCCCGGCCCCTACGCCGTACACCTGTGGCTGGAACGGCTGGGGAACACCGGGCTGACGTACGGCTTCCGCTTCTGCTCCCTCGACGGTGCGGTGACGTACGCGCACGGCACCCGGGTGCTCGTCCGGCTCGATGCCAAGACGCTGCGCCCGGCGCCGTGGAGCGACCGGTTCAGGGCCGCGGGTCGGGAACTGCTGCGCTCGGAGGGCTGA
- a CDS encoding MFS transporter, protein MSDVVYDQREVKHARYAVATVFAVHGAVTGSFATRVPWIQDHASVGSGQLGFALAFTAFGASVAMPVAGRISHRFGSRTALRGLLALWTLALTLPSLAPNLLTLCVAMFTYGATAGMADVAMNALGVEVENRLGKSIMSGLHGMWSTGALIGSAAGTLAAHLGSDARVHHALAAAALTVLGLVACRWVFDLRATEDEEPPPRFALPPRSALLIGAVGFCAVFAEGASLDWSAVYLRDRLSASAGLAAACTTGFMLTMAIARIVGDAVVNRFGSVRTVRTGGFLAALGGLLVVVSESPAVAMTGFAMMGLGIAVVVPLCFAAAGRSGPNPSQAIAGVATVTYTSGLIAPSVIGGLAQTTSLMVSFVLVTVLASGLAVFAGVLRAGDRDRPRISPPSAAVPDPRP, encoded by the coding sequence ATGAGTGATGTGGTCTACGACCAGCGCGAGGTGAAGCACGCCCGGTACGCCGTGGCCACCGTGTTCGCGGTGCACGGCGCGGTCACCGGTTCGTTCGCGACCCGCGTGCCGTGGATCCAGGACCACGCCTCCGTGGGATCGGGCCAGCTCGGGTTCGCCCTCGCCTTCACGGCGTTCGGCGCGTCCGTCGCGATGCCGGTCGCCGGCCGGATCAGCCACCGCTTCGGCAGCCGTACGGCCCTGCGCGGACTGCTCGCGCTCTGGACGCTGGCCCTGACCCTCCCCTCGCTCGCGCCGAACCTGCTCACCCTGTGCGTGGCGATGTTCACCTACGGCGCCACGGCGGGCATGGCGGACGTCGCGATGAACGCCCTGGGCGTGGAGGTCGAGAACCGGCTCGGCAAGTCGATCATGTCCGGGCTGCACGGTATGTGGAGCACGGGCGCCCTGATCGGCTCGGCGGCCGGCACGCTCGCCGCGCACCTGGGCTCCGACGCGCGCGTGCACCACGCACTGGCGGCCGCGGCGCTGACGGTCCTGGGCCTGGTCGCCTGCCGGTGGGTGTTCGACCTGCGGGCCACCGAGGACGAGGAGCCGCCCCCGCGGTTCGCACTGCCGCCGAGGTCGGCGCTGCTCATCGGCGCGGTCGGGTTCTGCGCGGTGTTCGCGGAGGGCGCGAGCCTGGACTGGTCGGCGGTGTACCTGCGCGACCGGCTGAGCGCCTCGGCGGGCCTCGCGGCGGCGTGCACGACGGGCTTCATGCTCACCATGGCGATCGCCCGGATCGTGGGCGACGCGGTGGTGAACCGCTTCGGCTCGGTGCGCACGGTCCGCACCGGCGGGTTCCTCGCGGCGCTGGGCGGACTGCTCGTCGTGGTGTCCGAAAGCCCCGCGGTGGCCATGACCGGCTTCGCCATGATGGGCCTCGGCATCGCGGTCGTCGTCCCGCTCTGCTTCGCCGCGGCGGGCCGCAGCGGCCCGAACCCGAGCCAGGCCATCGCGGGCGTCGCGACCGTGACGTACACCTCGGGTCTGATCGCCCCCAGCGTGATCGGTGGACTGGCCCAGACGACGAGCCTGATGGTCTCGTTCGTCCTGGTGACGGTGCTGGCGTCCGGGCTCGCGGTCTTCGCGGGCGTACTGCGCGCGGGCGACCGCGACCGCCCGAGGATCAGCCCTCCGAGCGCAGCAGTTCCCGACCCGCGGCCCTGA
- a CDS encoding ROK family transcriptional regulator, whose amino-acid sequence MPAPASPSTARAINDRLALRLLQQEGPLTAGQLKQLTGLSRPTVADLVERLAAAGLIAVVGESGEQRRGPNAKLYGIVADQAHLAALDVRTESVAVVVSDLLGAELARASVPIADDAGTGPAVEQAVALVERAAKEAGAEQLHTVGIGAPGLIDPATGELRDSSGLPQWHRRLVAALQERLPARVIVENETNLAALAEQRDGAARDRDTFVLLWLGHGTGAAVVLDGSLRRGASGGTGEIGFLPVPGTAALPSATDCEGGFHSLAGGAAIARLATEHGLTAESTGSEPRAAALVREAVAVVAVDGASEGAPAGHGRPAGTDGSPRPGDLDAAHRFLDALADRVAIGAASVVAVLDPGCVVLGGEVGQAGGDVLAARVARRLARMSPLPAEVRASALGGDAVLRGALLTAREGAQDELFAPPQR is encoded by the coding sequence ATGCCCGCACCCGCATCCCCGAGCACGGCACGAGCCATCAACGACCGGCTCGCCCTGCGGCTGCTCCAGCAGGAAGGCCCTCTGACGGCCGGGCAGTTGAAGCAGCTCACCGGACTGTCCCGGCCCACGGTCGCCGACCTCGTCGAGCGCCTCGCGGCCGCCGGGCTGATCGCGGTGGTGGGAGAGTCGGGCGAGCAGCGGCGCGGCCCGAACGCCAAGCTGTACGGCATCGTCGCCGACCAGGCGCATCTGGCCGCCCTCGACGTCCGCACCGAGAGCGTCGCCGTGGTGGTCTCCGACCTGCTCGGCGCGGAACTCGCCCGGGCGTCGGTGCCCATCGCGGACGACGCGGGCACGGGGCCCGCCGTCGAGCAGGCGGTCGCCCTCGTGGAGCGCGCCGCGAAGGAGGCGGGCGCCGAGCAGTTGCACACCGTCGGGATCGGCGCGCCCGGCCTCATCGACCCCGCCACCGGTGAACTCCGCGACTCCTCCGGCCTGCCCCAGTGGCACCGCCGCCTGGTCGCCGCCCTCCAGGAGCGGCTGCCGGCCCGCGTGATCGTCGAGAACGAGACGAACCTCGCCGCCCTCGCCGAACAGCGCGACGGCGCGGCCCGCGACCGCGACACCTTCGTCCTGCTCTGGCTCGGCCACGGCACCGGCGCCGCCGTCGTCCTCGACGGCTCCCTGCGTCGAGGTGCCTCCGGCGGCACCGGCGAGATCGGCTTTCTCCCGGTCCCCGGCACGGCTGCCCTCCCCTCGGCGACGGACTGCGAGGGCGGCTTCCACTCCCTGGCCGGGGGCGCCGCGATCGCGCGGCTCGCGACGGAACACGGGCTCACGGCGGAGTCGACGGGGAGCGAACCGCGGGCGGCGGCGCTGGTGCGCGAAGCGGTGGCGGTGGTTGCGGTCGACGGTGCGTCTGAGGGGGCCCCCGCCGGACATGGCCGACCCGCGGGAACTGACGGCTCCCCGCGGCCTGGCGACCTTGATGCCGCGCACCGCTTCCTCGACGCCCTCGCCGACCGCGTCGCCATCGGTGCCGCCTCCGTGGTCGCCGTCCTCGACCCCGGCTGCGTGGTCCTCGGAGGCGAGGTCGGGCAGGCGGGCGGCGACGTACTCGCCGCCCGCGTCGCGCGACGGCTCGCCCGGATGTCGCCGCTGCCGGCCGAGGTACGGGCGAGCGCACTGGGCGGCGACGCCGTGCTGCGCGGCGCGCTGCTGACGGCACGGGAGGGTGCTCAGGACGAGCTGTTCGCGCCGCCGCAGCGGTAG
- a CDS encoding SDR family oxidoreductase — MTTILVTGGTGTLGRLVTERLRADGHEVRVLSRHTPPYAVDLREGGGALDAAVAGVDTIVHCATTQRGGDEQAAAHLIEAARTAGVAHLVYISIVGVDVVPLGYYRTKLAVEKLVQDSELGWTILRTTQFHDLPVMLFRTLARLPVLLLPSGIADQPIEVAEVADRLAGLAGGAPAGRAEDMGGPEVRTLPDLARAYLRASGRRRPVVSVPLPGRTVRGFRAGGHLTPGRAVGKGTFEEYLAARFGGGRTGAGSR, encoded by the coding sequence ATGACCACGATCCTGGTGACCGGCGGTACCGGAACCCTCGGCCGGCTCGTCACCGAGCGGCTGCGCGCGGACGGCCACGAGGTGCGGGTGCTCAGCCGGCACACCCCGCCGTACGCCGTGGATCTGCGTGAGGGCGGTGGTGCGCTGGACGCCGCCGTCGCGGGCGTGGACACGATCGTGCACTGCGCGACCACGCAGCGCGGGGGCGACGAGCAGGCCGCCGCGCACCTGATCGAGGCCGCCCGCACGGCAGGCGTGGCCCACCTGGTCTACATCTCTATCGTCGGCGTGGACGTGGTGCCGCTCGGCTACTACAGGACCAAGCTGGCGGTCGAGAAGCTCGTCCAGGACTCGGAGCTCGGCTGGACGATCCTGCGCACGACGCAGTTCCACGACCTCCCGGTGATGTTGTTCCGGACACTCGCCAGGCTGCCGGTGCTGTTGCTGCCCTCGGGGATCGCCGACCAGCCGATCGAGGTCGCAGAGGTCGCCGACCGGCTGGCCGGCCTCGCGGGCGGCGCCCCCGCGGGCCGCGCCGAGGACATGGGCGGCCCCGAGGTGCGGACGTTGCCGGACCTGGCCCGCGCGTATCTGAGGGCGAGCGGCCGCAGGCGGCCGGTGGTCAGCGTCCCGCTTCCCGGCAGGACCGTTCGCGGTTTCCGGGCCGGCGGCCATCTGACACCGGGGCGGGCCGTCGGCAAGGGAACGTTCGAGGAGTACCTGGCGGCGCGGTTCGGCGGCGGCAGGACCGGCGCCGGATCTCGCTGA
- a CDS encoding RNA polymerase sigma-70 factor, giving the protein MTEPETTDVFESHRGRLFGLAYRMLGSAADAEDMVQDAYLRFRGADLADIERPGAWLAKVVTNLCLNRLTSARARHEVYPGPWLPEPVLTADGTLGPLESAERRDAVSLALLLLLERLTPTERAVYVLREAFAYSHREIAGVLDLSEANCRQLHRRAVRRVTADETRFQPSATQQEGLIASFVTAAREGDLAGLEQLLAADVTLWSDGGGKVSAARRPILGRDKVVRFLLGVVERYTAGVDFTVAEVNGATALLALTGDRITGVVAFDVHDGAIVGVRTMLNPDKLEFMERQLAAA; this is encoded by the coding sequence GTGACAGAGCCGGAGACGACCGACGTTTTCGAGAGCCACCGCGGACGCCTGTTCGGGCTGGCCTACCGCATGCTGGGCTCGGCCGCGGACGCCGAGGACATGGTGCAGGACGCGTATCTGCGCTTCAGGGGAGCCGACCTGGCCGACATCGAACGGCCGGGCGCGTGGCTCGCCAAGGTGGTCACCAATCTCTGCCTCAACCGGCTCACCTCGGCCCGCGCCCGGCACGAGGTGTACCCCGGGCCGTGGCTGCCGGAGCCGGTACTCACCGCGGACGGAACGCTCGGGCCCCTGGAGTCGGCCGAGCGGCGCGACGCCGTATCACTGGCGCTGCTGCTCCTCCTGGAACGGCTGACGCCGACCGAACGTGCCGTCTACGTGCTGCGGGAGGCCTTCGCGTACTCCCACCGCGAGATCGCCGGGGTGCTCGACCTGAGCGAGGCCAACTGCCGCCAGCTGCACCGGCGGGCGGTGCGGCGGGTCACCGCGGACGAGACCCGTTTCCAGCCATCGGCCACGCAGCAGGAGGGGCTGATCGCGTCCTTCGTCACGGCGGCCCGCGAGGGCGATCTGGCCGGCCTGGAGCAACTCCTCGCAGCCGATGTGACGTTGTGGAGCGACGGCGGCGGCAAGGTCAGCGCGGCACGGCGGCCGATCCTGGGGCGGGACAAAGTGGTGCGGTTCCTGCTGGGCGTCGTGGAGCGGTACACCGCGGGCGTGGACTTCACGGTGGCCGAGGTCAACGGCGCCACGGCCCTGCTCGCGCTGACGGGCGACCGGATCACGGGAGTCGTCGCGTTCGACGTTCACGACGGGGCGATCGTCGGGGTGCGGACGATGCTCAACCCCGACAAGCTGGAGTTCATGGAGCGCCAACTGGCAGCGGCGTAG
- a CDS encoding riboflavin synthase produces the protein MFTGIVEELGEITAVENLDDASRFRLRGPVVTQGAQHGDSIAVNGVCLTVVEHEGDEFTADVMAETLNRSSLGALAVGSRVNLERPMALGARLGGHIVQGHVDGTGTVIERKPSENWEIVKVSLPADLTRYVVEKGSITVDGISLTVVDAGPDYFTVSLIPTTLDLTTLGLKQPGDPVNLEVDVVAKYVERLLGDRAVPVATQEASK, from the coding sequence GTGTTCACCGGAATCGTCGAAGAGCTGGGTGAGATCACCGCCGTCGAGAACCTCGACGACGCCTCACGTTTCCGTCTGCGTGGCCCCGTCGTCACGCAGGGCGCACAGCACGGCGACTCCATCGCCGTGAACGGCGTATGTCTCACGGTCGTGGAACACGAGGGCGACGAGTTCACCGCCGACGTCATGGCGGAGACCCTGAACCGCTCCAGCCTCGGCGCCCTCGCCGTCGGCTCCCGCGTCAACCTGGAGCGCCCGATGGCCCTGGGTGCGCGCCTGGGCGGGCACATCGTGCAGGGCCACGTGGACGGCACGGGCACGGTCATCGAGCGCAAGCCGTCCGAGAACTGGGAGATCGTGAAGGTCTCGCTCCCCGCGGACCTCACCCGCTATGTGGTCGAGAAGGGCTCCATCACCGTCGACGGCATCAGCCTCACCGTCGTCGACGCCGGCCCCGACTACTTCACCGTCAGCCTCATCCCGACGACCCTCGACCTGACCACGCTCGGCCTGAAGCAGCCCGGCGACCCGGTCAACCTCGAGGTCGACGTCGTAGCCAAGTACGTCGAGCGTCTCCTCGGCGACCGTGCCGTTCCCGTCGCCACCCAGGAGGCGTCGAAGTGA
- a CDS encoding nicotinamide riboside transporter PnuC, with amino-acid sequence MNWLNSEAFTLFGQHIKWSDMIGNTIGLIALALGWRRSIWSWPAQFVSGVILFAAFATAHLSGSAGKQVVVMVVAVYGWWQWNRGKGQAQDGGIAVRFATWRERGYMAGAAAVGTVAVALLFKAYPTLSWDPWPDAYIFVGTVVAMYAQARGMVEFWFAWLLVDLVGVPLNFANGFAFSGFVYVLYGALVLWGLRDWWLRSREAGQPVLEGAPA; translated from the coding sequence GTGAACTGGCTCAACTCCGAGGCGTTCACGCTCTTCGGGCAGCACATCAAGTGGTCCGACATGATCGGCAACACGATTGGTCTGATCGCCCTCGCGCTCGGCTGGCGCCGCTCGATCTGGAGCTGGCCGGCACAGTTCGTCTCCGGCGTCATCCTCTTCGCGGCCTTCGCGACCGCCCACCTCTCCGGCAGTGCCGGCAAGCAGGTCGTCGTCATGGTCGTCGCCGTCTACGGCTGGTGGCAGTGGAACCGCGGCAAGGGGCAGGCGCAGGACGGCGGCATCGCCGTCCGGTTCGCCACCTGGCGCGAGCGCGGATACATGGCCGGCGCCGCCGCCGTCGGCACCGTCGCGGTTGCCCTGCTCTTCAAGGCATACCCGACGCTCTCCTGGGACCCTTGGCCCGACGCGTACATCTTCGTCGGCACGGTCGTCGCCATGTACGCCCAGGCGCGCGGCATGGTCGAGTTCTGGTTCGCCTGGCTGCTGGTCGACCTCGTCGGCGTCCCGCTCAACTTCGCCAACGGTTTCGCCTTCTCCGGTTTCGTCTACGTCCTCTACGGCGCGCTCGTCCTGTGGGGCCTGCGCGACTGGTGGCTGCGCTCCCGCGAGGCCGGGCAGCCCGTCCTGGAAGGAGCCCCGGCATGA
- a CDS encoding bifunctional 3,4-dihydroxy-2-butanone-4-phosphate synthase/GTP cyclohydrolase II has product MTTAPVLYSTDNIEDFALDPVEQAIADIAAGRPVVVVDDEDRENEGDLVIAAEKATPEIVAFMMSECRGLICAPMEADELERLRLPQMVEDNTESMKTAFTVSVDASAAHGVTTGISASDRATTLRLLAGGAAEAGDFVRPGHIFPLRARSGGVLVRNGHTEAAVDLARLAGLRPAGAIVEIAGEDGRMLRLPELIPFARKHGLTIISIEDLIAYRRSAEPTVRREAKTQLPTAFGEFTAYGYRSTVDGVEHVALVHGEIGDGQDVLVRVHSECLTGDVFHSLRCDCGPQLEASLERIQAEGRGVVVYLRGHEGRGIGLLSKLRAYELQERGRDTLDANLELGLPADARDYAAGAQILQDLGVRTLRLMTNNPEKTDALVRHGLKVTDREPMPVQAGEHNLRYLRTKRDRMGHDLPWLDTAPVSTCGNQ; this is encoded by the coding sequence ATGACTACCGCGCCGGTTCTGTACAGCACCGACAACATCGAGGACTTCGCGCTCGACCCGGTCGAGCAGGCCATCGCCGACATCGCGGCCGGCCGCCCGGTCGTGGTCGTCGACGACGAGGACCGCGAGAACGAGGGCGACCTCGTCATCGCCGCCGAGAAGGCCACCCCCGAGATCGTCGCCTTCATGATGAGCGAGTGCCGCGGCCTGATCTGCGCGCCCATGGAGGCCGACGAACTGGAGCGCCTGCGCCTGCCGCAGATGGTCGAGGACAACACCGAGTCGATGAAGACCGCGTTCACCGTGTCGGTGGACGCCTCCGCCGCGCACGGTGTGACCACCGGTATCTCGGCCTCCGACCGCGCCACCACGCTCCGGCTCCTCGCGGGCGGCGCGGCCGAGGCCGGCGACTTCGTACGGCCCGGCCACATCTTCCCGCTGCGCGCCAGGTCCGGCGGCGTCCTCGTGCGCAACGGCCACACCGAGGCCGCCGTGGACCTCGCCCGCCTGGCAGGCCTCCGCCCGGCCGGCGCCATCGTCGAGATCGCCGGCGAGGACGGCCGCATGCTGCGCCTGCCCGAGCTGATCCCGTTCGCCCGCAAGCACGGCCTGACGATCATCTCCATCGAGGACCTGATCGCCTACCGCCGTAGCGCCGAGCCCACCGTGCGCCGCGAGGCGAAGACCCAACTGCCCACCGCCTTCGGCGAGTTCACGGCGTACGGCTACCGCTCCACCGTCGACGGCGTCGAGCACGTCGCCCTTGTCCACGGCGAGATCGGCGACGGCCAGGACGTCCTCGTGCGGGTCCACTCCGAGTGCCTCACCGGCGATGTCTTCCACTCCCTGCGCTGCGACTGCGGCCCCCAGCTCGAGGCCTCCTTGGAGCGCATCCAGGCCGAGGGCAGGGGAGTGGTGGTCTACCTGCGCGGCCACGAAGGGCGCGGCATCGGCCTGCTGTCCAAGCTGCGCGCCTACGAACTCCAGGAGCGCGGCCGGGACACCCTCGACGCCAACCTGGAGCTCGGCCTGCCCGCCGACGCCCGCGACTACGCCGCCGGCGCGCAGATCCTGCAGGACCTCGGCGTGCGCACCCTGCGTCTGATGACCAACAACCCCGAGAAGACCGACGCGCTCGTACGGCACGGACTCAAGGTCACCGACCGGGAGCCGATGCCCGTACAGGCGGGCGAGCACAACCTGCGGTACCTGCGCACCAAGCGGGACCGGATGGGGCACGACCTGCCCTGGCTGGACACGGCCCCCGTGTCCACCTGTGGCAACCAGTAA
- the ribH gene encoding 6,7-dimethyl-8-ribityllumazine synthase produces the protein MSGKGAPELSVRNCGDLRVAVIAAQWHEKVMDGLVDGALRALHELGIDEPTLLRVPGSFELPVVAKVLAGRGYDAIVALGVVIRGGTPHFEYVCQGVTQGLTQVSIDTGVPIGFGVLTVDTEEQALDRAGIEGSNEDKGHEAVTAAVATAATLRSVSEPWR, from the coding sequence GTGAGCGGCAAGGGTGCACCTGAACTGTCCGTACGCAACTGCGGCGACCTGCGCGTCGCGGTCATCGCGGCACAGTGGCACGAAAAGGTGATGGACGGCCTCGTCGACGGCGCGCTGCGCGCCCTGCACGAGCTGGGGATCGACGAGCCGACCCTCCTCAGGGTCCCGGGCAGCTTCGAGCTCCCGGTCGTCGCCAAGGTCCTCGCGGGCCGCGGCTACGACGCGATCGTCGCGCTCGGCGTCGTCATCCGCGGCGGCACCCCGCACTTCGAGTACGTGTGCCAGGGCGTCACCCAGGGCCTCACCCAGGTCTCCATCGACACCGGAGTGCCCATCGGCTTCGGCGTGCTGACCGTCGACACCGAGGAGCAGGCCCTCGACCGCGCGGGCATCGAGGGCTCGAACGAGGACAAGGGACACGAGGCGGTGACGGCCGCGGTGGCCACGGCGGCCACCCTCCGCTCAGTATCTGAACCGTGGCGATAG
- a CDS encoding phosphoribosyl-ATP diphosphatase: MSNKTFEELFTELQQKAANGDPATSRTAELVGKGVHAIGKKVVEEAAEVWMAAEYEGKEAAAEEISQLLYHVQVMMVARGISLDDVYAHL; encoded by the coding sequence ATGTCCAATAAGACGTTCGAGGAGCTCTTCACCGAGCTCCAGCAGAAGGCCGCCAACGGCGACCCCGCCACTTCCCGCACCGCAGAGCTGGTCGGCAAGGGGGTCCATGCCATCGGCAAGAAGGTCGTCGAAGAGGCCGCAGAGGTCTGGATGGCAGCCGAGTACGAGGGCAAGGAAGCAGCCGCCGAGGAGATCTCGCAGCTGCTTTACCACGTCCAGGTGATGATGGTCGCTCGCGGCATCTCGCTCGACGACGTCTACGCCCACCTCTGA
- the hisG gene encoding ATP phosphoribosyltransferase — translation MLRIAVPNKGSLSGPAAEMLHEAGYQQRRESKELRIVDPENEVEFFYLRPRDIAIYVSSGRLDIGITGRDLLIDSGASAEEILPLGFARSTFRFASKPGTAHGIEDLGGLTVATSYEGIVAKHLADHGVDASVVHLDGAVETAIELGVAEVIADVVETGTSLRNAGLEVFGDPIMKSEAIVIRRVGAAADETVEPKVQQFLRRLQGVLVARTYVMMDYDCRAEHLEKAVGLTPGLESPTISPLHNEGWVAVRAMVPAKEAQRIMDDLYALGARAILTTAIHACRL, via the coding sequence ATGCTGCGCATCGCCGTCCCCAACAAGGGTTCCCTGTCAGGCCCTGCGGCGGAGATGCTGCATGAGGCCGGCTACCAGCAGCGCCGCGAGTCCAAGGAACTGCGCATCGTCGACCCGGAGAACGAGGTCGAGTTCTTCTACCTCCGCCCCCGCGACATCGCGATCTACGTCTCCTCCGGCCGCCTCGACATCGGCATCACCGGCCGCGACCTGCTCATCGACTCCGGGGCCAGCGCCGAGGAGATCCTCCCGCTCGGCTTCGCCCGCTCCACCTTCCGCTTCGCCTCCAAGCCCGGCACCGCCCACGGCATCGAGGACCTCGGCGGCCTGACCGTCGCCACCTCGTACGAGGGAATCGTTGCCAAGCACCTCGCCGACCATGGCGTCGACGCCTCCGTCGTCCACCTGGACGGCGCCGTCGAGACCGCCATCGAGCTGGGCGTCGCCGAGGTCATCGCCGACGTCGTCGAGACCGGCACCTCGCTGCGCAACGCGGGCCTGGAGGTCTTCGGCGACCCGATCATGAAGTCCGAGGCCATCGTCATCCGCCGCGTCGGCGCCGCGGCCGACGAGACCGTCGAGCCGAAGGTCCAGCAGTTCCTGCGCCGCCTCCAGGGCGTCCTGGTCGCCCGGACCTACGTGATGATGGACTACGACTGCCGCGCCGAGCACCTGGAGAAGGCCGTCGGCCTCACCCCGGGCCTGGAGTCGCCCACCATCTCCCCGCTGCACAACGAGGGCTGGGTCGCCGTCCGCGCCATGGTGCCCGCCAAGGAGGCCCAGCGGATCATGGACGACCTGTACGCCCTCGGCGCGCGGGCCATCCTGACCACGGCCATCCACGCCTGCCGGCTCTGA
- a CDS encoding PH domain-containing protein yields MSELPSLPVTFRPGRTRAVLLGAGAAIFVVITAVALLLETLGPGERLSFVFTAALLFGVLVLLARPKVVADENGVTVVNIASSRHLEWAEIVQVNLRTGDPWVFLNLSDGTSLPALGIQPGIARQRAVEDARALRALAEARSIGDPEQHQG; encoded by the coding sequence ATGTCTGAACTGCCCAGCCTCCCCGTCACCTTCCGGCCGGGGCGCACCCGCGCGGTCCTGCTCGGCGCGGGCGCGGCCATCTTCGTGGTCATCACCGCGGTGGCCCTGCTCCTGGAGACCCTCGGCCCGGGGGAGCGCCTCAGCTTCGTCTTCACCGCGGCGCTCCTGTTCGGGGTGCTCGTCCTGCTCGCCCGGCCCAAGGTCGTCGCCGACGAGAACGGCGTCACCGTCGTCAACATCGCCAGCAGCCGGCACCTGGAGTGGGCGGAAATCGTCCAGGTCAACCTGCGCACGGGCGACCCCTGGGTGTTCCTCAACCTCAGCGACGGCACCAGCCTGCCCGCGCTCGGCATCCAGCCCGGCATCGCCCGGCAGCGCGCGGTCGAGGACGCCCGCGCCCTGCGCGCGCTCGCCGAGGCCCGGTCGATCGGCGACCCTGAGCAACATCAGGGTTAA